From the Pomacea canaliculata isolate SZHN2017 linkage group LG14, ASM307304v1, whole genome shotgun sequence genome, one window contains:
- the LOC112555947 gene encoding mediator of RNA polymerase II transcription subunit 4-like, which yields MSTLNTKTRLLILIDDMELISRELIELMSTPKSQQKPDAPDTISLMELLIERDNELKSVLQLAEEQAQIQKVMDALKFEVDKRDTEIRSLQRSLKEAETILATGIYQAKQKLKAIDQANQRTASSEEIIKFAHRISASSAVAAPNTWGPGDPRRPYPTDLEMRQGFLGMGTFPDHQKHTHIPQTATEQHLPTTPQISASSLSWQPSQEVAMTLTSGGASHHSVHDLKGHNKENEDVELMSSDSSSSSSSDE from the exons ATGTCAACGCTGAACACAAAGACGAGGTTGTTGATATTGATAGACGACATGGAACTCATATCAAG AGAGCTTATTGAATTGATGAGCACACCTAAAAGTCAGCAAAAACCAGACGCACCAGACACAATCAGTCTGATGGAGCTGTTGATTGAGCGTGACAACGAACTCAAGTCTGTCTTGCAACTAG cTGAAGAACAAGCTCAAATACAGAAAGTGATGGATGCACTCAAATTTGAAGTTGACAAGCGTGACACAGAAATCAGATCTCTTCAGCGAAGCTTGAAGGAAGCTGAAACTATACTG GCAACAGGCATCTATCAAGCCAAACAGAAGCTAAAGGCTATTGATCAGGCTAATCAAAGGACTGCTTCATCAGAAGAGATCATCAAGTTTGCTCACAGAATCTCTGCTAGCAGTGCAGTAGCAGCCCCCAACACATGGGGGCCAG GTGACCCACGTCGACCATACCCTACAGATCTTGAAATGAGGCAGGGATTTTTGGGGATGGGCACCTTTCCAGACCAtcagaagcacacacacatacctcaaACTGCTACAG AGCAACATTTGCCCACAACCCCACAGATCAGTGCCTCGTCACTGTCATGGCAGCCATCCCAGGAAGTGGCTATGACCCTGACCTCAGGTGGGGCATCACATCATAGTGTTCATGACCTCAAAGGTCACAACAAAGAGAATGAAGATGTCGAACTGATGTCAAGTGATTCATCCAGCAGCAGTTCAAGTGATGAATAG